In one Vidua chalybeata isolate OUT-0048 chromosome 4, bVidCha1 merged haplotype, whole genome shotgun sequence genomic region, the following are encoded:
- the COPS4 gene encoding COP9 signalosome complex subunit 4 has translation MAAGAVRQDLAQLMNSSGSHKDLAGKYRQILEKAIQLSGVEQLEALKAFVEAMVNENVSLVISRQLLTDFCTHLPSLPDSTAKEIYHFTLEKIQPRVISFEEQVASIRQHLASIYEKEEDWRNAAQVLVGIPLETGQKQYNVDYKLETYLKIARLYLEDDDPVQAEAYINRASLLQNESTNEQLQIHYKVCYARVLDYRRKFIEAAQRYNELSYKSIVHETERLEALKHALHCTILASAGQQRSRMLATLFKDERCQQLAAYGILEKMYLDRIIRGNQLQEFAAMLMPHQKATTADGSSILDRAVIEHNLLSASKLYNNITFEELGALLEIPAAKAEKIASQMITEGRMNGFIDQIDGIVHFETREALPTWDKQIQSLCFQVNNLLEKISQTAPEWTAQAMEAQMAQ, from the exons atggcggcgggcGCGGTGAGGCAGGACTTGGCGCAGCTGATGAACTCCAGCGGCTCCCACAAGGACCTGGCGGGAAA GTACCGTCAAATATTGGAAAAAGCCATTCAGCTGTCGGGTGTGGAACAGCTTGAAGCTCTGAAAGCTTTTGTAGAAGCAA TGGTGAATGAGAATGTCAGTCTGGTGATCTCACGGCAGCTGCTCACAGATTTCTGTACACATCTTCCAAGTCTCCCTGACAGCACAGCCAAAGAAATTTACCACTTCACCTTGGAAAAGATACAGCCCAGAGTTATTTCATTTGAAGAACAG GTGGCTTCAATAAGGCAACATCTTGCATCGATCTATGAGAAAGAAGAAGACTGGAGAAACGCAGCACAAGTGTTAGTGGGGATCCCTTTGGAAACAGGGCAAAA GCAGTACAATGTGGATTATAAACTTGAGACCTACCTGAAAATTGCCAGGCTGTATTTGGAGGATGATGACCCAGTTCAAGCAGAAGCTTACATCAATCGAGCTTCCCTGCTTCAGAATGAATCAACTAATGAACAGCTGCAAATCCATTATAAG GTTTGCTATGCTCGAGTACTCGACTACAGAAGGAAGTTCATTGAGGCTGCCCAAAGGTACAACGAGCTGTCCTACAAGAGCATCGTCCATGAGACTGAGCGGCTGGAGGCATTGAAACACGCATTGCATTGTACTATTTTGGCATCAGCAG GACAACAGCGTTCCCGCATGCTTGCTACTCTCTTCAAGGATGAGAGATGCCAGCAGCTTGCAGCCTATGGGATCTTGGAGAAAATGTATCTCGACAGAATTATCCGCGGAAATCAACTGCAAGAGTTTGCAGCTATGCTAATGCCTCACCAGAAAGCAACTACAGCTGATG GTTCCAGTATTCTGGACAGAGCTGTTATTGAACACAACTTACTATCTGCAAGCAAACTTTACAACAACATTACCTTTGAAGAGCTTGGAGCATTACTAGAGATCCCTGCAGCCAAG GCAGAGAAGATCGCTTCTCAGATGATAACTGAGGGTCGCATGAACGGCTTTATTGATCAGATTGATGGAATTGTTCACTTTGAGA cTCGTGAAGCTTTGCCAACTTGGGACAAGCAGATTCAGTCCCTGTGTTTCCAGGTGAACAACCTTCTGGAGAAGATCAGTCAGACAGCCCCGGAGTGGACAGCGCAAGCCATGGAGGCCCAGATGGCTCAGTGA